From the genome of Streptomyces sp. NBC_01116, one region includes:
- a CDS encoding carbohydrate-binding protein produces MDNTTPHDPNASDEASGDRRRISRKGLLKAALVASAAPLLAGGGVALARDAASTGNGPLAPTPECDDGDDTTPPQMEGPYFKPNSPRRTSLVTPSTPGVPLTVSGYVFGRACRPISGALLDFWQADTNGSYDMAQFAFRGHQFTGTDGSFSLTTIVPGLYPGRTRHIHVKAQAPGGRILTTQLYFPNEPRNNTDALFDPELLMNVRNVGNGRQGTFDFVLDVAQTPKPTDPPTEPGSTTWAAGTSYRAGDRVTYGGVAYRCLQGHQAVSGWEPPNVPALWERG; encoded by the coding sequence ATGGACAACACAACCCCCCACGACCCCAACGCGTCCGACGAGGCGTCGGGAGACCGGCGGCGGATCAGCCGCAAGGGTCTCCTGAAGGCCGCACTCGTCGCGAGCGCCGCGCCTCTGCTCGCCGGAGGGGGCGTCGCGCTCGCCCGGGACGCCGCCTCCACCGGGAACGGGCCGCTGGCCCCGACCCCGGAGTGCGACGACGGCGACGACACGACGCCGCCGCAGATGGAGGGGCCGTACTTCAAGCCCAACTCCCCGCGCCGCACCAGCCTGGTGACCCCGAGCACCCCCGGCGTACCGCTCACCGTGAGCGGCTACGTCTTCGGCCGGGCCTGCCGGCCCATCTCCGGGGCCCTGCTCGACTTCTGGCAGGCCGACACCAACGGGTCGTACGACATGGCCCAGTTCGCCTTCCGGGGGCACCAGTTCACCGGCACGGACGGGTCGTTCAGCCTCACCACCATCGTGCCGGGCCTCTACCCGGGCCGTACGCGGCACATCCACGTGAAGGCGCAGGCGCCCGGCGGGCGCATCCTCACCACCCAGCTGTACTTCCCGAACGAGCCGCGCAACAACACCGACGCGCTGTTCGACCCCGAGTTGCTGATGAACGTCCGCAACGTCGGGAACGGGCGCCAGGGCACCTTCGACTTCGTGCTGGACGTCGCCCAGACGCCCAAGCCGACCGATCCGCCCACCGAGCCGGGGTCCACCACCTGGGCCGCCGGCACCTCCTACCGCGCGGGTGACCGCGTGACGTACGGCGGGGTCGCCTACCGCTGTCTGCAGGGGCACCAGGCCGTGTCGGGCTGGGAGCCGCCGAACGTCCCCGCGTTGTGGGAACGCGGGTAG
- a CDS encoding carbohydrate-binding protein, with amino-acid sequence MERTTLRRRALAAGTATVAVGALALAGLTGVASADPAATTAPPVSADSLSPGMLAALERDLGLDADDARSRIANEYRAAAVAAGLEKSLGASFAGARVSGAKATLTVATTDASEAARITEAGARAEVVGNSLDRLEGVKRTLDRAALNKAPKNVPVYYVDVAANKVVVNAASTAAGQAFLKSAGVDGGLVTVARSAERPRALADIRGGDAYYMNGSGRCSVGFSVTRGTQGGFATAGHCGRVGTTTNGVNQQAQGTFQGSTFPGRDIAWVATNTNWTPRPLVNGYGRGDVTVAGSTASVVGASVCRSGSTTGWHCGTIQQLNTSVTYPEGTISGVTRTSVCAEPGDSGGSYISGSQAQGVTSGGSGNCSSGGTTYFQPINPLLQTYGLTLVTSGGGTPTDPPTTPPTDPPGGTWAAGTAYAAGATVTYGGATYRCLQAHTAQPGWNPADVPALWQRV; translated from the coding sequence GTGGAGAGAACCACGCTCCGCAGACGCGCCCTCGCCGCCGGCACCGCCACGGTGGCCGTGGGTGCGCTCGCCCTCGCCGGGCTGACCGGCGTGGCGTCCGCCGACCCAGCGGCCACCACCGCCCCGCCGGTCTCCGCAGACAGCCTGTCGCCCGGGATGCTGGCCGCTCTCGAGCGCGACCTCGGCCTGGACGCGGACGACGCCCGCAGCCGGATAGCCAACGAGTACCGGGCCGCCGCCGTCGCCGCGGGGTTGGAGAAGTCCCTCGGCGCCAGCTTCGCCGGAGCGCGGGTCAGCGGGGCGAAGGCGACCCTGACCGTCGCCACCACGGACGCCTCCGAGGCCGCCCGGATCACCGAGGCCGGAGCGCGCGCCGAGGTCGTCGGCAACAGCCTGGACCGGCTCGAAGGCGTCAAGAGGACGCTCGACAGGGCCGCGCTGAACAAGGCGCCCAAGAACGTGCCCGTCTACTACGTCGACGTCGCGGCCAACAAGGTCGTCGTGAACGCCGCGAGCACCGCCGCCGGACAGGCGTTCCTGAAGTCGGCCGGGGTCGACGGCGGCCTCGTCACCGTCGCCAGGTCCGCCGAGCGGCCCCGCGCCCTCGCCGACATCCGCGGTGGCGACGCGTACTACATGAACGGCTCCGGCCGCTGTTCCGTCGGCTTCTCGGTGACGCGCGGCACCCAGGGCGGCTTCGCCACCGCGGGCCACTGCGGCCGCGTCGGCACCACCACCAACGGGGTCAACCAGCAGGCCCAGGGCACCTTCCAGGGCTCGACCTTCCCGGGCCGGGACATCGCCTGGGTCGCCACCAACACCAACTGGACCCCGCGTCCGCTGGTGAACGGCTACGGACGGGGCGACGTCACCGTCGCCGGCTCCACCGCCTCCGTCGTCGGCGCCTCGGTCTGCCGTTCCGGCTCCACCACGGGCTGGCACTGCGGCACCATCCAGCAGCTGAACACCAGCGTCACCTACCCGGAGGGCACCATCTCCGGGGTGACCCGCACCAGCGTCTGCGCCGAACCGGGCGACTCCGGCGGCTCCTACATCTCCGGCAGCCAGGCGCAGGGCGTCACCTCCGGCGGCTCGGGCAACTGCTCCTCCGGCGGTACGACGTACTTCCAGCCCATCAACCCGCTGCTCCAGACGTACGGGCTGACCCTGGTCACCAGCGGCGGCGGTACGCCGACGGACCCGCCCACCACCCCGCCGACCGACCCGCCCGGCGGCACCTGGGCGGCCGGCACCGCGTACGCCGCCGGCGCCACGGTGACGTACGGCGGAGCCACCTACCGCTGCCTCCAGGCGCACACAGCCCAGCCCGGCTGGAACCCCGCCGACGTGCCCGCGCTCTGGCAGCGGGTCTGA
- a CDS encoding phosphotransferase, producing MHTGQLLGSGRTADVYALDGSWVLRRYRDRTDTTQELAVMSYVGAFGFPVPRIGPPAEGARATDLVLQRLTGPTLAESLLAGRLGAAEAGALLARLLRELHAIPPRVSTNPEDCVLHLDLHPENVMLTEEGAVVIDWSSAAEGPPGLDRAMSALTLARIALDPEFPAGADVRPLLAALLAELSDDGGASAADLALARDRQRANPYLTGAERGRLDRAVDLVLGCAP from the coding sequence ATGCACACAGGGCAACTTCTGGGCTCGGGACGCACCGCCGACGTGTACGCACTCGACGGCTCCTGGGTCCTTCGCCGTTACCGGGACCGCACCGACACCACGCAGGAGCTGGCCGTCATGAGTTACGTCGGCGCCTTCGGCTTCCCGGTGCCGCGCATCGGCCCGCCCGCCGAAGGGGCCCGCGCCACGGACCTGGTGCTCCAGCGGCTGACCGGCCCGACCCTGGCCGAGTCCCTGCTCGCGGGGCGGCTGGGGGCGGCCGAGGCGGGCGCGCTGCTGGCCCGGCTGCTGCGCGAGCTCCACGCGATACCGCCCCGGGTCTCGACGAACCCGGAGGACTGCGTGCTCCATCTGGACCTGCATCCGGAGAACGTGATGCTGACGGAGGAGGGCGCGGTGGTGATCGACTGGTCCAGCGCGGCGGAGGGCCCGCCCGGTCTCGACCGGGCGATGTCGGCGCTGACGCTGGCCCGGATCGCGCTCGACCCGGAGTTCCCGGCCGGGGCGGACGTCCGGCCCCTGCTGGCGGCGCTCCTGGCGGAACTCTCCGACGACGGCGGTGCGTCGGCCGCCGACCTGGCCCTCGCCCGCGACCGCCAGCGGGCGAACCCGTATCTGACCGGTGCCGAACGGGGCCGCCTGGACCGGGCGGTGGACCTGGTGCTGGGCTGCGCCCCGTGA
- a CDS encoding DUF3263 domain-containing protein has protein sequence MTAPDHERHTPRTEPAPPAEDLSVRDRALLALERRSHAGPGAKERAIREELGISPVRYYQLLNALIDDERALREDPVTVNRLRRVRDAKRGRR, from the coding sequence ATGACCGCCCCCGACCACGAGCGCCACACCCCCCGGACCGAGCCCGCCCCCCCCGCCGAAGACCTGTCCGTACGGGACCGGGCGCTGCTGGCCCTGGAGCGGCGCTCCCATGCGGGGCCCGGGGCGAAGGAGCGGGCGATCCGCGAGGAGCTCGGGATCTCGCCGGTCCGCTACTACCAGCTGCTGAACGCGCTGATCGACGACGAGCGGGCGCTGCGCGAGGACCCGGTCACGGTGAACCGGCTGCGGCGCGTGCGCGACGCGAAGCGCGGACGGCGCTGA
- a CDS encoding ABC transporter substrate-binding protein — translation MGEAVQRRFLGLTAVAAALGMTATLSGCGGEAAADDVTLKLVAADYGTGPENSSDKYWSGVAAGFEKEHPGITVDVTVLHWKDVDREVGEMVKAGNAPDIAQIGAYADYAKAGKLYTADETLAIRTTANFLPSLADAGKINGTQYGLPFVASTRLLFYNEKLFDQAGLDAPETWDDIRSDAAALKAKGVDYPFALPLGQEEAQAETLMWLLSGGGGYTDDVGAYDIDSAENVTTFRWVRDNLVGAGLTGPVAPGKLDRAKAFKAFAAGKVGMLNGHPTLMDEAEAEGVKVGMVPLPGSDGPTKGSMGVADWMMGFKKNGHREEIGKFFDYAYSDENVLEFADQYDLLPVTGSASAAMETDTKHRKLRPFLAALPNSTLIPYGKTSWATVSDAIKKKIGSAVAPGSNPEGILGEVAAEATRAEAAE, via the coding sequence ATGGGCGAGGCTGTGCAGCGGCGCTTTTTGGGTCTGACCGCGGTGGCGGCCGCACTGGGAATGACAGCGACCTTGTCGGGCTGCGGCGGTGAGGCCGCAGCGGACGACGTCACGCTCAAGCTGGTCGCCGCCGACTACGGCACCGGTCCGGAGAACAGCTCCGACAAGTACTGGAGCGGGGTCGCCGCGGGCTTCGAGAAGGAGCACCCCGGTATCACGGTCGATGTCACCGTCCTCCACTGGAAGGACGTCGACCGCGAGGTCGGGGAGATGGTCAAGGCGGGCAACGCCCCGGACATCGCCCAGATCGGCGCGTACGCGGACTACGCCAAGGCGGGCAAGCTCTACACCGCCGACGAGACGCTCGCGATCCGCACCACCGCGAACTTCCTCCCGTCGCTCGCCGACGCGGGCAAGATCAACGGCACGCAGTACGGCCTGCCCTTCGTCGCCAGCACCCGGCTGCTCTTCTACAACGAGAAGCTCTTCGACCAGGCGGGCCTGGACGCCCCCGAGACCTGGGACGACATCCGCAGCGACGCCGCCGCGCTCAAGGCGAAGGGCGTCGACTACCCCTTCGCCCTGCCGCTCGGCCAGGAGGAGGCCCAGGCCGAGACCCTGATGTGGCTCCTCAGCGGTGGCGGCGGCTACACGGACGACGTCGGCGCGTACGACATCGACTCGGCGGAGAACGTCACCACGTTCCGCTGGGTGCGGGACAACCTCGTCGGCGCGGGCCTCACCGGCCCGGTCGCGCCGGGCAAGCTGGACCGGGCGAAGGCGTTCAAGGCATTCGCCGCCGGCAAGGTCGGCATGCTCAACGGCCACCCCACACTGATGGACGAGGCCGAGGCCGAGGGCGTCAAGGTCGGCATGGTGCCGCTGCCCGGCTCCGACGGCCCGACCAAGGGCTCCATGGGCGTCGCCGACTGGATGATGGGCTTCAAGAAGAACGGCCACCGCGAGGAGATAGGCAAGTTCTTCGACTACGCCTACTCCGACGAGAACGTGCTGGAGTTCGCCGACCAGTACGACCTGCTCCCGGTGACCGGCAGCGCCTCCGCCGCGATGGAGACCGACACCAAGCACAGGAAGCTGCGTCCGTTCCTGGCGGCCCTGCCGAACTCGACGCTCATCCCCTACGGCAAGACGTCCTGGGCCACGGTCAGCGACGCGATCAAGAAGAAGATCGGCAGCGCGGTCGCGCCGGGCAGCAACCCCGAGGGCATCCTCGGCGAGGTGGCCGCCGAGGCGACACGGGCGGAGGCCGCCGAGTAG